The proteins below come from a single Pichia kudriavzevii chromosome 2, complete sequence genomic window:
- a CDS encoding uncharacterized protein (PKUD0B05780; similar to Saccharomyces cerevisiae YNL299W (TRF5) and YOL115W (PAP2); ancestral locus Anc_3.58), giving the protein MGNTNIGSTKRVNTNKASKKAKSNNKAEPGKSKIEKSISRSTNKSKNRGDSSFHGEPKVKKSKNGNGDNTLGFVPQRKSKKAKIKDRKSKGREVIDSQTKSKNTFDILDNEKDVKDSAIREHKVNSNDKSDDDEDDDDEIIEVSEASDSDAETTGSMNENQEIVNPDKDIVLDDNDNSDGSEIVELPSNSDDEELQPPRKMQKTEQSSMNDDFIAFDFSADEDEDDVQNDDEGNETNDEYSDENEYLSNDEGSYHSTNIKHKAGQINDEFPWIRNSDHSKEREISDWLTSEIKDFLNYIAPSAEEIQSRNNLVENLKSHIKSIWPDAELHCFGSFATDLYLPGSDIDCVVTSKRRRYDNKSSLYQLTSYIRNHGLGVEVTPIAKAKVPIIKFVDPKTRIHIDISFERSNGLDAAKLIIKWLKTTPGLRELVLIVKQFLAVRKLNEVHVGGLGGFSIICLCYSFLKLHPRLSTNDIDAQENIGCLLIEFFELYGYNFGYDKVALAFASETEPIYVSKSSNPDLMGRNPFSLAIQDPHDPSNNISRGSFNLRDIKRAFGGAFELLVNRCYDLHHATYKERLGQSILGGIIKYKGKQRDFNDARGSIKNVAFHAANNDARKPLLKKTGVLPPLPTEKAGIDPSEYYISDSFYSEDEHEADDRGKFEKIFENSQKSKNNKATQQKAQDFLDIKDSGEDEDEAYTPQIETKKEPDFSDSDDDYDPSKDSSSNPSAVSAVQKRDFWAKKAGF; this is encoded by the coding sequence ATGggaaatacaaatataGGGTCTACTAAGAGGGTCAATACCAATAAGGCTTCCAAGAAGGCTAAAAGCAATAACAAAGCAGAACCTGGAAAGAGTAAAATCGAGAAGAGTATAAGCAGGAGTACaaataaaagtaaaaacAGAGGTGATTCAAGTTTCCATGGTGAACcaaaagtgaagaaatcaaaaaatgggaatGGAGACAACACTCTTGGCTTTGTTCCACAACGTAAAAGTAAAAAGGCCAAAATTAAAGACAGGAAGAGCAAAGGAAGAGAGGTAATTGATAGTCAAACCAAGTCGAAGAACACGTTTGATATTTTAGACAACGAAAAAGATGTCAAGGACAGTGCTATTCGAGAACACAAAGTAAACTCTAATGATaaaagtgatgatgatgaggatgatgatgacgaaaTTATAGAGGTTTCTGAAGCTTCGGACTCGGATGCCGAAACTACTGGAAGTATGAATGAAAATCAGGAGATTGTAAACCCGGATAAGGATATAGTCCTGGATGATAATGACAATAGCGATGGGAGTGAAATCGTGGAACTACCAAGTAATAGCGATGACGAAGAACTCCAGCCTCCTAGGAAAATGCAAAAGACAGAACAATCGAGCATGAATGACGACTTTATtgcttttgatttttctgcggatgaagatgaagatgacgtacagaatgatgatgaggGAAACGAGACTAATGATGAATACAGTGATGAAAATGAGTATTTGTCCAATGACGAAGGAAGCTATCATTCTACTAATATCAAACACAAGGCAGGACAGATCAACGACGAATTTCCATGGATCAGAAATAGCGATCATTCGAAGGAAAGAGAGATTTCAGATTGGTTAACATCAGAAATCAAGGATTTCTTGAACTACATTGCACCTTCTGCTGAAGAGATACAAAGCAGAAACAATTTAGTTGAAAACTTAAAGTCACATATTAAATCTATTTGGCCTGATGCAGAATTACATTGCTTTGGTTCATTTGCTACTGACTTATACCTTCCTGGGTCCGATATTGATTGTGTCGTTACCTCTAAACGTAGAAGGTATGATAACAAAAGTTCGCTTTACCAGCTGACTTCATACATTAGGAATCACGGATTGGGTGTCGAGGTGACGCCTATAGCAAAGGCGAAGGTTCCAATCATAAAGTTTGTTGATCCGAAAACTAGGATTCATATTGATATTTCCTTTGAAAGATCCAACGGTTTAGATGCTGCAAAGTTAATTATAAAATGGTTGAAAACAACACCTGGACTGAGAGAACTTGTACTGATTGTGAAACAATTTTTGGCAGTTCGTAAACTGAATGAAGTTCATGTTGGTGGGCTGGGGggattttcaattatttgCCTGTGTTACTCGTTTTTAAAACTTCATCCTAGACTATCCACTAACGATATTGATGCCCAGGAAAATATTGGATGTCTACtaattgaattttttgaactATATGGCTATAATTTTGGCTATGATAAAGTTGCGTTGGCATTTGCGTCAGAAACGGAACCAATTTATGTTTCTAAATCCTCCAATCCAGACCTTATGGGAAGAAACCCCTTTTCGTTGGCAATTCAAGATCCCCATGATCCGTCTAACAACATATCACGTGGTTCGTTCAACTTAAGAGATATCAAGCGTGCGTTTGGTGGTGCATTTGAGCTACTTGTCAATAGATGTTATGATTTACACCATGCTACATACAAAGAACGTTTAGGACAGTCCATACTGGGCGGAATCATCAAATACAAGGGGAAGCAAAGGGATTTCAACGATGCTAGAGGAAGTATCAAGAACGTGGCCTTCCATGCAGCAAACAACGATGCTAGAAAGCCTCTACTCAAGAAAACCGGTGTTTTGCCGCCTCTTCCTACTGAAAAGGCCGGAATCGACCCTAGTGAGTATTACATCTCAGATTCCTTCTATTCGGAGGATGAGCATGAAGCTGATGATAGGGGCAAGTTCGAAaagatttttgaaaattcacAAAAGagcaaaaacaacaagGCTACTCAACAGAAAGCACAAGATTTCCTTGATATTAAAGATAGTGGGGAGGATGAAGACGAGGCATACACACCACAAATAGAAACGAAGAAAGAGCCAGATTTTAGTGATTCAGACGATGATTATGATCCGTCAAAAGATTCCTCCTCAAATCCCTCTGCCGTTTCTGCCGTGCAAAAGAGAGACTTTTGGGCAAAAAAGGCAGGCTTCTGA
- a CDS encoding uncharacterized protein (PKUD0B05810; similar to Saccharomyces cerevisiae YHR101C (BIG1); ancestral locus Anc_5.404): MKLKQIYLFIVLFYVSNVSCRRMVNTIPALFASYSLVPGLKKSLPHSEQMPFSEHEANVYLTRALEQCNNDHYIFVKVPGLRVTDFQNFSAWTNLRNRLVKASTIFAMPNVLDGRGVSMTRHNDEYEIIKWEALESTLENYCDVMKYNIKHMNPEEFPKYQGTRKILLKVEVFNFLEYEEVEDNRIEFLQQIDELIRDLCRRFPTPKFSILLAGTTSTEVKYDEIADRDEVIEFHEVPDDPKVLSVAMREKVRKSKRVIFPDITVFDKSRYFEYDRSQFHERPSFNDLKENQWVKDMGKGEDDLIDDTWLEKKTKKIVKDEKLYKFGENEEFVSVFANKQFVRDNSLLLASATLLFVVFVSFDILRGAFLAIKRILNSSDVKPKPSKKSVKVE; this comes from the coding sequence atgaagttgaaacaAATATACCTATTTATCGTTTTATTTTACGTATCCAATGTCTCTTGTAGACGTATGGTCAATACAATCCCGGCTCTTTTTGCATCCTATTCATTGGTTCCTggattgaagaaatcactACCTCACAGTGAACAAATGCCGTTTTCTGAACACGAAGCAAATGTTTATTTGACTAGGGCTTTAGAGCAGTGTAATAATGAtcattatatttttgtgAAAGTTCCCGGTTTAAGAGTAACCGACTTTCAAAACTTTAGTGCATGGACAAACTTGAGAAATAGGTTGGTCAAAGCAAGTACAATTTTTGCCATGCCTAATGTACTTGATGGAAGAGGCGTGAGTATGACTCGACACAATGATGAATATGAGATTATAAAATGGGAGGCGTTAGAATCAACTTTAGAAAATTATTGTGATGTCATGAAATACAATATAAAACATATGAATCCAGAagaatttccaaaatatcaaggCACCCGCAAGATCCTGTTGAAGGTTGAGGTATTCAATTTCTTAGAGTATGAAGAGGTTGAGGATAATAGAATAGAATTTTTACAACAAATAGATGAATTGATTAGAGATCTTTGTAGAAGATTTCCAACTCCTAAGTTTTCGATTTTGCTAGCAGGTACCACTTCAACTGAGGTTAAATACGATGAGATAGCGGATAGAGATGAAGTTATTGAGTTTCATGAAGTCCCTGATGATCCAAAGGTTTTAAGTGTAGCAATGAGGGAAAAAGTTAGGAAAAGTAAAAGAGTCATCTTCCCTGATATTActgtttttgataaatctaGGTATTTTGAGTATGACAGATCACAGTTCCATGAGCGCCCGAGCTTCAACgatttgaaagaaaatcagTGGGTAAAAGATATGGGCAAAGGAGAGGATGATCTCATTGATGATACATGGCTTGAAAAAAAGACGAAAAAAATTGTGAAGGATGAAAAGTTATACAAGTTTGGTGAAAATGAGGAATTTGTATCAGTATTTGCGAATAAGCAGTTTGTTAGGGACAACTCCTTACTTCTAGCATCTGCTAcacttttgtttgttgttttcgtttcttttgatattttgagaGGAGCGTTTTTAGCCATCAAGAGAATTTTAAATTCAAGTGATGTCAAACCTAAAccttcaaaaaaatcagtgAAGGTTGAATAA
- a CDS encoding uncharacterized protein (PKUD0B05770; similar to Saccharomyces cerevisiae YAL001C (TFC3); ancestral locus Anc_4.128): MGKLKAPDAIVKDVLLGLATAEFDGIKATEFWGFVSNLCDGVQLDEFIKNIVWNWLLLEKDFQVMRPATKKEASKLQAHSKTKKNDSVLMVPDDKETLPDFQSFFSDENISDYKIKVTDDYQSLYLTGVLKKDNILGKMPYDLLRIIAKHKEKGINSIDLINEAKQDNRSLTARLQTLEDNLYIQKHAVISNRSSTNHMFHFRFIQQENDNDAIKSKNLDSHERLELVLALIQIMREDETKIRLTRDLYEEIVQIHPNMKARYFSSAVRFLVEREYLQLVKVRDGNSKKQFPALRVAKELPSVNNRNELREQIKMQKNDDDEINSVLADDFENSKYEQPMFNRFFPIVTQIYNLIEKNPGVTASVIASKLTGAYHAKQINTHLESITTVHPIPQNERAVIGHLNYSGKERYYRFTIQHLLNRRDPAYRSMVPEKETVTPLSCSSTLFEESIKYGAVAPVERHLKVLSFVNGDSEKLVFIPRGYPGKMGMKMTHNGLSKAMYPQEVESQNGWIRLSVKGKVCKTLKKDIAPYKKINEAFKKIVEDYNKRINQQHEINLAIDPNFMEKSSVKNVKPPFFSRGDSAEPNIGSMNGEKESQKMDYGPVFRRKKLLDVVDKRKVVGISAEFCSYISELMKLDYKIDRRTLVRDALELEKKNQVECEQQTHGNLKRFLIKSMKNKPTVEDVNQLMGELSNSNREYRPRIFQDQVLANDASVKSKYLTDLINSAQELRLKKAKKKLQQTIERPNLSRKAKIIGAKRLLTVLDDTDIMEDQSDEEYDEQNQGKALKEESESKPLRGRLKDDNEDILTPLMDKRKRKKFKSSNKYQSRVVKAFKKIRSSIKITNDHILILIKAIVVTQSLSIGGNIDWPKVAKVLDDLYDPDMLRRQWPKYRKMLGPKNLMLAKKNWEKALLKAVGDGLITCQDLDKYDIFRMLDIWKSEGAGIFLDNSEHNILANYEENFKNHCFKPLKSSIDSSIIKETTTLIEREHEWLTRNFMYSVNNVEEQEIYNESIYPTDLQVAKTKLKALFSTSSDKFDSNKVRDLFAGIPKELYSQALTELEDMKAIAFLGEDSKIKFMLTERFLIQMDCKLEDSFIPSSNRMVEVLKDTNQLNNGLLLSPKCPNGAYVPIFSFYAEGNLKVIRVDQEMTNLETYSTKALDRGKLESDFILSGINEDAITHAKIIPPPMGKPCSLLWIDINGDFNHKLWRKCLYLLLWRIVINPGIPLKVLYFRVYPMLEVFEVRKILEWLIQRKNIMEGEFGGYWPTECWYDVL, encoded by the coding sequence ATGGGGAAGCTAAAGGCACCGGATGCAATTGTAAAAGATGTTTTGTTGGGACTGGCCACTGCCGAGTTTGATGGGATCAAGGCAACGGAGTTTTGGGGTTTTGTGTCCAACCTATGTGATGGTGTTCAGCTTGATGAATTTATAAAAAACATTGTATGGAACTGGCTTCTCCTAGAGAAGGATTTCCAAGTAATGAGGCCGGCCACCAAGAAGGAGGCAAGTAAGCTGCAGGCACATTCGAAGACTAAAAAAAACGATTCGGTGCTGATGGTTCCAGATGATAAGGAAACCTTACCGGATTTTcaatctttcttttctgatGAGAACATTTCGGATTATAAAATTAAGGTGACTGATGATTACCAGTCTCTCTATCTTACAGgtgttttgaaaaaggaCAACATTTTGGGTAAAATGCCTTATGACTTGTTGAGAATTATTGCGAAacataaagaaaaaggtaTAAATTCTATCGACCTAATTAATGAGGCTAAGCAAGATAATCGTTCATTGACAGCCAGGTTACAAACTTTAGAAGACAACTTGtatattcaaaaacatGCAGTGATTAGCAACAGGTCAAGTACGAACCACATGTTTCACTTCAGATTCATCCAACAGGAAAATGATAACGATGCAATCAAATCTAAGAATCTTGATAGCCATGAGAGGTTGGAACTTGTTTTGGCCTTAATACAAATTATGAGAGAagatgaaacaaaaattaGGCTTACTAGGGATTTATATGAAGAAATTGTACAAATACACCCTAATATGAAAGCTCGTTATTTCAGCTCAGCTGTCCGTTTTTTGGTCGAACGTGAGTATCTTCAGTTGGTCAAGGTCCGTGATGGTAATTCTAAAAAACAATTTCCTGCCTTGAGAGTGGCCAAGGAATTACCCTCGGTAAATAATAGAAATGAGTTACGTGAGCAAATTAAGATgcaaaaaaatgatgatgatgaaattaatAGCGTTCTTGCTGATgactttgaaaattcaaaatatgaaCAACCAATGTTTAATAGGTTTTTCCCCATAGTGACTCAAATATATAATCTGATTGAGAAAAATCCTGGGGTCACTGCTTCAGTAATAGCATCAAAGTTAACTGGTGCTTATCATGCTAAACAGATCAACACACATCTTGAAAGTATAACAACTGTTCATCCTATCCCTCAAAATGAAAGAGCAGTTATTGGACATCTCAATTATTCGGGTAAAGAAAGGTATTACAGATTTACCATCCAACATCTATTAAATAGGAGGGATCCAGCTTACAGGTCGATGGTCcctgaaaaagaaactgtAACTCCTCTATCGTGTTCTTCTACtctttttgaagaatctaTCAAGTATGGTGCCGTTGCACCTGTGGAGAGGCATCTCAAGGTGCTGTCCTTTGTGAATGGAGATTCTGAAAAGTTAGTATTTATACCTCGAGGTTACCCAGGTAAGATGGGTATGAAAATGACACATAATGGTTTGTCCAAAGCCATGTATCCCCAGGAAGTAGAATCACAAAATGGATGGATCCGCTTATCCGTCAAAGGTAAAGTATGCAAgactttgaagaaggacaTTGCGCcatacaaaaaaatcaatgaggcttttaaaaaaatagttgaGGACTATAACAAAAGGataaatcaacaacatgaAATAAATCTTGCAATAGATCCTAATTTTATGGAAAAAAGTAGTGTGAAAAATGTCAAAcctccatttttttctagaGGAGATTCCGCCGAACCAAATATAGGATCCATGAATGGAGAGAAGGAATCACAAAAAATGGATTATGGACCTGTTTTCCGAAGGaaaaaacttttggatGTCGTGGATAAAAGGAAAGTTGTTGGTATTTCAGCTGAGTTTTGTAGCTACATTTCTGAATTAATGAAGCTAGACTATAAAATTGACCGTAGAACATTGGTGAGAGATGCTttggaattggaaaaaaagaaccaaGTAGAGTGTGAGCAACAGACACACGGTAATCTCAAGAGATTTCTTATCAAGTCTATGAAAAACAAGCCAACAGTGGAGGATGTCAACCAATTAATGGGTGAACTATCCAATTCAAATCGTGAGTACCGCCCAAGGATATTTCAAGATCAAGTTCTTGCTAATGATGCCTCAGTGAAAAGTAAATATTTAACTGATCTAATCAATTCTGCACAAGAATTACGTTTAAAGAAGGCCAAGAAGAaacttcaacaaacaataGAACGTCCTAATTTGTCCCGAAAAGCTAAAATTATAGGTGCAAAACGTTTGCTTACCGTTTTGGACGATACTGATATCATGGAAGATCaaagtgatgaagaatatgatGAGCAAAATCAAGGCAAGGCCCTGAAAGAGGAAAGTGAATCAAAACCTTTGAGAGGTAGACTGAAagatgataatgaagatattTTAACACCACTAATGGATAAAAGAAAACGGAAGAAATTTAAGTCTAGTAATAAATATCAATCAAGGGTTGTCAAAGCATTCAAAAAGATTCGTTCTTCCATTAAGATTACGAATGACCATATTCTTATATTGATCAAGGCTATTGTTGTTACTCAGTCCTTGTCCATTGGTGGTAATATAGACTGGCCAAAAGTAGCTAAAGTTCTGGATGATTTATATGATCCAGATATGCTAAGAAGGCAATGGCCAAAGTACCGGAAAATGTTAGGCCCGAAAAATTTGATGcttgcaaaaaaaaactgggAGAAGGCCTTGTTAAAAGCTGTAGGTGATGGTCTTATAACATGCCAAGATTTGGATAAATATGATATTTTCAGAATGTTGGATATATGGAAAAGTGAAGGTGCTGGAATTTTCCTTGATAATTCTGAACACAATATATTAGCTAATTatgaagaaaactttaaaaacCATTGTTTCAAGCCACTGAAAAGCAGCATTGACTCTTCCataataaaagaaactaCCACTTTGATCGAAAGGGAGCATGAATGGCTGACTAGAAATTTTATGTATTCGGTTAACAATGTGGAAGAACAGGAAATATATAATGAAAGTATCTATCCAACGGACTTACAGGTTGCAAAGACTAAACTAAAAGCTCTATTTTCAACCAGCTCAGATAAATTTGATTCGAACAAAGTTCGTGATTTGTTTGCTGGAATTCCAAAAGAGTTGTATTCACAAGCGTTGACTGAGCTTGAAGACATGAAAGCAATAGCGTTTCTTGGTGAGGACTCgaaaatcaaatttatgCTAACTGAGAGATTCTTAATTCAAATGGATTGCAAATTAGAAGACAGTTTTATTCCAAGCAGTAATCGAATGGTAGAAGTCTTAAAAGACACAAACCAGCTAAATAACGGGCTTCTCCTATCACCTAAATGCCCTAACGGTGCTTATGTTCCAATATTCTCCTTCTATGCAGAGGGAAATCTTAAGGTTATCAGAGTTGACCAAGAGATGACAAATCTGGAAACATATTCTACAAAAGCACTTGATCGGGGTAAACTTGAATCTGATTTTATTCTTTCAGGTATCAATGAAGATGCAATTACGCATGCCAAAATTATTCCACCCCCTATGGGTAAGCCGTGCTCTCTGCTCTGGATAGATATCAACGGAGATTTTAATCATAAACTATGGCGCAAATGTCTGTATTTGCTATTATGGAGAATCGTTATAAATCCGGGCATACCATTGAAAGTGTTATATTTTAGGGTATACCCTATGCTTGAGGTGTTTGAAGTTCGcaaaattttggaatgGCTGATCCAGCGTAAGAATATCATGGAGGGTGAATTCGGTGGATATTGGCCGACAGAATGTTGGTATGATGTTCTTTaa
- a CDS encoding uncharacterized protein (PKUD0B05800; similar to Saccharomyces cerevisiae YHR113W (APE4); ancestral locus Anc_5.424) gives MSIFVSFPNKFTRSITMSTSAVQQAQGFLDFVNQSPTPYHVINTVKKQLKDSGFVELSERNNWSGSIRKNCKYFVTRNASSIIAFGVGGKFQPGNGFSMVGGHTDSPALRIKPISKQSKEGFHQIGVETYGGGIWHTWFDRDLSVAGRVFVSEPETGKCIARLVKIDRPLLRIPTLAIHLSKDRYVKFEFNKETQFKPIAGLIETNETSSTSGCCEGEKLSEDQFHAVKSVVERHNKELIGLIADELSIKPTQIEDFELILYDNQKSCFGGLNNEFIFSPRLDNQVTCFCATKALIAATKLSKLENNQGIQLISLFDHEEIGSLSAQGADSSFLPNIIERLTKLTFNPEVDLKGELPSSYFLTTMSKSFMISSDMAHGVNPNYPENYESNNKPHLNQGPVIKVNANQRYVTNSAGIVLLKKIGNLSKTPLQLFVVRNDSPCGSTIGPMISAKLGVRTLDIGNPQLSMHSIRETCGAADFEKLTNLFESYFEHYNSVESTIYVDGVDN, from the coding sequence ATGAGcatctttgtttctttccctAACAAATTTACCCGATCGATAACTATGTCTACTAGTGCAGTCCAACAAGCACAAGGCTTTTTAGACTTTGTCAATCAGTCTCCTACTCCCTACCATGTTATCAACACTGTTAAAAAACAGCTAAAAGACAGTGGATTTGTTGAGCTATCTGAACGTAATAACTGGTCAGGTTCCATTAGAAAGAACTGCAAATACTTTGTCACTCGTAATGCATCGTCCATAATTGCTTTTGGTGTGGGTGGTAAGTTTCAGCCAGGTAATGGGTTTTCAATGGTGGGTGGTCATACCGATTCCCCTGCTTTAAGGATCAAGCCAATTTCAAAGCAATCAAAGGAAggttttcatcaaatcgGAGTTGAGACATATGGTGGCGGTATCTGGCACACATGGTTTGATAGAGATTTAAGTGTAGCGGGCAGAGTGTTTGTTTCTGAACCAGAAACTGGAAAATGTATTGCAAGATTAGTGAAAATTGATAGACCTCTGCTGAGAATTCCAACTTTGGCTATCCATCTATCTAAAGATAGGTACGTCAAGTTTGAGTTCAACAAGGAAACACAGTTCAAGCCAATTGCCGGTCTAATTGAAACCAACGAAACTAGTTCGACATCTGGTTGTTGTGAAGGTGAAAAATTATCCGAAGATCAATTCCATGCCGTTAAATCTGTAGTCGAGAGACACAATAAAGAACTTATTGGCTTAATTGCTGACGAATTATCTATCAAACCAACCCAGATTGAAGATTTCGAATTAATTTTGTACGACAACCAAAAATCATGCTTCGGTGGGTTGAACAATGAGTTCATTTTCTCACCCCGTTTGGACAACCAAGTCACTTGTTTCTGTGCAACAAAAGCATTAATTGCTGCTacaaaattatcaaagttggaaaataaCCAAGGTATTCAGTTAATCTCTTTATTTGACCACGAGGAAATTGGCTCTTTATCTGCACAAGGTGCCGATTCATCGTTCTTACCCAACATAATCGAGAGACTTACAAAATTAACGTTCAACCCAGAAGTTGATTTAAAGGGGGAGTTACCAAGCTCATACTTTCTGACAACTATGTCTAAGTCTTTCatgatttcttcagataTGGCACATGGCGTTAATCCAAACTATCCCGAAAACTATGAGTCCAATAATAAGCCACACCTTAATCAAGGTCCAGTTATTAAAGTTAATGCCAATCAGAGGTATGTTACTAACTCCGCAGGAATAGTacttttaaagaaaattggaaatcTATCGAAAACTCCATTACAATTATTTGTGGTTAGAAATGATTCTCCGTGCGGATCGACTATTGGTCCTATGATCAGTGCCAAACTGGGTGTTAGAACCCTTGACATTGGTAATCCACAACTCAGTATGCATTCCATCAGAGAAACATGTGGTGCAgcagattttgaaaaactcacAAATCTGTTTGAGTCTTATTTTGAACACTATAACAGCGTAGAATCCACAATATACGTAGATGGAGTAGACAATTAG
- a CDS encoding uncharacterized protein (PKUD0B05790; similar to Saccharomyces cerevisiae YML092C (PRE8); ancestral locus Anc_8.871) → MADRYSFSLTTFSPSGKLKQIEHALAAVNQGVTSLGIKATNGIVLATEKKSSSILVNSDFTEKISQITPDIGATYSGMGPDFRVLVDKSRKVSHTNYKRIYNEYPPTKILVSDVAKIMQEATQNAGVRPYGVSLLVGGYDENNGFMLYQVDPSGSYFPWKATAIGKGSNAAKTFLEKRWNDELELEDAIHIALLTLKESIEGEMNGNTVEICVIGNANDEMLGFKGATGVSGPRFRKLTAQEIDDRLDSL, encoded by the coding sequence ATGGCAGACAGATACTCATTTTCACTTACTACCTTTTCCCCTAGTGGAAAGTTAAAGCAAATAGAGCATGCCCTAGCGGCCGTCAATCAAGGTGTTACTTCTTTGGGTATCAAGGCAACAAACGGTATTGTTCTTGCCACAGAAAAGAAATCTTCGTCAATACTAGTGAATTCTGAttttacagaaaaaatttcCCAAATTACACCAGATATTGGAGCAACTTACTCAGGAATGGGTCCAGATTTCCGTGTATTGGTTGATAAGTCACGTAAGGTTTCACATACCAATTATAAGAGAATATACAATGAATATCCACCGACAAAGATTTTAGTGTCTGATGTAGCTAAGATCATGCAAGAAGCGACCCAAAACGCAGGTGTCCGTCCCTACGGTGTATCGTTACTTGTGGGTGGATATGACGAAAATAATGGGTTTATGTTATACCAGGTTGATCCTTCAGGTTCATATTTCCCGTGGAAGGCAACAGCGATAGGTAAAGGATCGAACGCTGCTAAGACTTTCCTTGAGAAGAGGTGGAACGATGAACTAGAGTTAGAAGATGCAATCCATATTGCCCTACTCACTCTTAAGGAATCAATCGAAGGTGAAATGAATGGTAATACTGTTGAAATATGTGTTATTGGTAATGCAAACGATGAAATGTTAGGTTTCAAAGGCGCAACAGGTGTCTCTGGCCCAAGGTTCCGGAAGCTTACTGCGCAGGAGATTGATGACAGACTCGATTCCTTGTGA